From Rhinatrema bivittatum chromosome 5, aRhiBiv1.1, whole genome shotgun sequence, the proteins below share one genomic window:
- the LOC115091631 gene encoding putative olfactory receptor 52P1: MLILNYTKVIPSTFTLIGIPGLEFAHFWMAFPMCSMYFIVLLGNITILFIIKTEASLHHPMYFFLSMLAFIDLVISTSTFPKILGIFWFNATQISFDDCFIQMFFIHSFSAVESGVLLAMAFDRYMAICYPLRYATILTNSIIIKIGAAAAIRGLGLMTPLTCLVKRLPYCGANVILHSYCEHMAVVKLACADTTANYVYGITAATFVVGSDSIFIAVSYFMILRAVLSLSSQEARRKAFGTCGSHICVILLFYTPALFSFYTQRFGRQVPHHVHILLADLYLLIPPMLNPLIYGMKTKQIRERVLKVFYQNAFWSTKGSEKY; the protein is encoded by the coding sequence ATGTTAATCCTTAATTACACCAAAGTCATCCCCTCGACCTTCACCCTGATTGGCATTCCTGGTCTGGAGTTCGCTCACTTCTGGATGGCTTTTCCCATGTGTTCCATGTATTTTATTGTGCTGCTGGGAAATATCACCATTCTTTTCATTATCAAAACTGAAGCCAGCCTCCACCACCCAATGTACTTTTTCCTCTCCATGTTGGCATTCATTGATCTGGTGATATCCACTTCCACCTTCCCCAAAATCCTTGGCATCTTCTGGTTCAACGCCACACAGATTAGTTTTGATGACTGCTTCATCCAGATGTTCTTCATTCACTCCTTTTCAGCCGTGGAATCAGGGGTCCTTCTGGCCATGGCGTTCGATCGCTATATGGCCATCTGCTACCCCTTGCGATACGCCACTATCCTCACCAATTCCATCATAATCAAAATCGGAGCGGCAGCGGCCATTAGGGGCTTGGGTTTAATGACTCCACTGACCTGTCTGGTGAAGCGGCTGCCCTACTGTGGAGCCAATGTCATTTTGCACTCCTACTGCGAGCACATGGCTGTGGTGAAGCTGGCCTGTGCGGATACAACAGCCAACTATGTGTACGGCATAACGGCAGCAACCTTTGTGGTGGGCTCCGACtcaatatttattgcagtttcttACTTTATGATTCTCAGGGCTGTTTTAAGTCTCTCCTCACAAGAGGCTCGGCGTAAGGCCTTCGGCACCTGCGGCTCCCACATTTGTGTCATCCTGTTATTTTATACCCCAGCCCTTTTCTCCTTCTACACCCAGAGGTTTGGACGGCAAGTTCCACACCACGTTCATATTTTACTAGCTGATTTGTACCTCCTTATCCCTCCCATGCTAAATCCACTCATCTATGGCATGAAAACCAAGCAGATCCGTGAGAGGGTGCTCAAGGTtttctatcagaatgcattctGGTCCACAAAGGGAAGCGAAAAATATTAA